A genomic segment from Microcoleus sp. FACHB-672 encodes:
- a CDS encoding septal ring lytic transglycosylase RlpA family protein, giving the protein MNQRLWTSLTTALLMTAIWPMAYTRAAQTQTANKGTQANYAPAQKRTQQNAGTSPQVNQVAQYQPQANTKAGTAAIAKIYPHEVAGRQAATLYVRNIPILTFLSPSAGSNSASPAGKSGSKMGESSPSKTTAVRPANSAQNSTQPGSAIVATGKQSETNRNLTTAAGQSQQNDPIFRANAVAAKLNQLSRNSLDAGSITVTPDEGDTYLIKVSGKDLVAIDAVTMLANTTGNRAEDALQATNRLRRQMGNATPLAEIPGMPRRVAVAKPKAPEISTRPILYRLTGWASWYGPGFDGNTSASGEIFNQNDLTAAHRDLPFGTRVKVTNLDNGTSVIVRINDRGPFIEDRIIDLSAGAAEVLGITHSGVAPVSLEVLGSQNTAAVQ; this is encoded by the coding sequence ATGAATCAAAGACTTTGGACTAGCCTGACGACAGCCTTGCTCATGACTGCCATCTGGCCAATGGCATATACTCGTGCGGCGCAAACTCAGACAGCTAACAAAGGCACCCAAGCAAATTACGCGCCGGCGCAGAAACGCACCCAACAAAACGCCGGCACTTCCCCTCAAGTCAATCAAGTCGCTCAGTATCAGCCTCAAGCAAACACAAAAGCCGGCACTGCCGCCATTGCCAAAATTTACCCTCATGAAGTGGCAGGGCGACAAGCCGCAACCCTTTATGTCCGCAACATTCCGATTTTGACATTCCTCAGTCCGAGTGCCGGCTCAAATAGCGCCTCCCCAGCCGGCAAAAGTGGAAGCAAAATGGGCGAGTCCAGCCCAAGCAAAACCACAGCGGTTCGCCCAGCCAATTCCGCTCAAAATAGCACTCAGCCTGGATCTGCAATTGTTGCAACCGGCAAGCAATCCGAAACTAACCGCAATCTAACAACAGCAGCCGGTCAGAGCCAGCAGAACGATCCAATTTTCCGGGCAAATGCCGTAGCAGCCAAGCTCAATCAGCTGAGTCGAAATAGCTTAGATGCCGGCAGCATCACCGTCACGCCGGATGAAGGCGATACCTACCTGATCAAAGTCAGCGGTAAAGATTTAGTCGCTATCGACGCAGTTACCATGCTCGCCAACACCACTGGCAACCGGGCAGAAGACGCACTGCAAGCCACAAATCGTCTGCGGCGACAAATGGGCAATGCAACCCCACTCGCCGAGATTCCCGGAATGCCCCGCCGCGTTGCCGTTGCTAAGCCCAAAGCTCCAGAAATTTCTACCAGGCCAATTTTATACCGGCTGACTGGTTGGGCCTCCTGGTACGGCCCTGGTTTTGATGGCAACACGAGCGCCAGTGGTGAAATATTTAACCAAAACGATTTAACCGCCGCCCATCGCGACTTACCCTTTGGCACCCGCGTGAAAGTGACCAATCTCGACAACGGTACATCTGTGATCGTCCGGATTAATGATCGCGGGCCATTCATCGAAGACCGGATTATCGACTTGTCTGCCGGTGCTGCTGAAGTCCTGGGGATAACGCACTCAGGAGTCGCCCCAGTCAGTTTAGAGGTGTTGGGATCTCAAAACACCGCCGCAGTCCAATAG